Within Paracoccus jeotgali, the genomic segment CGCGAGAACTGCGTCACAAACAACGGCAAAGTCTGGTGCAAAGTCTCGCTCGCCGGCAGGCCAAGTGTTTCAGGCTACGTTTCGGCAGACTATCTGGCGCATCGCTGACCGCAGCCCCGAGTCTTCTGCGCCAGTTCAACGCGCCGATTGTATGGTCGCGATTCCGGCCCGCCGTTCGGTGATGCCTTCCAGTCTGCGGGCATTTCTCATGTAGTTATATTTTCTCTGATGTGTGAACGAGGTGCATTGTTGACGCCGTGGTGGGGTGATCAGCTTCCAAATTTCGCCATAGAGGATGTCCCTGAACATAGGGCACAGTAAGCGTCCGGCCTGACCGCTACCCGCGCCATTTCCAAGGCAGCAGGTCATCGACCTTTGTGATCTTGTAATCAGGGATACGGGCCAGGGTGTCGGCGAGCCAGGCATGGGGATCGATGGCGTTGAGCTTGGCTGTTTCGATCAGGGTGTAGGCGATGGCGGCGGCCTTTCCACCTGCCTCGGAACCGACGAATAGGTAGTTTTTCCGCCCGAGGGCGATGGCGCGCATGCCGCGTTCGGCGGCGTTGTTGTCGAGCTCGAGGATGCCGTTGTCGAGGTAGGGGCGCAGGCGTTCCATCCTGGTGAGGGCGTATCGGATGGCGGCCGCTAGCGGGGATTTCCCCGAGATCGTGGTGAGTTGCATGGCCAGCCAGACTTCCAGGTCATCGAAGACCGGGGCGGCATGTGCCTTACGGAGTTCGGCGCGGCGGTCCGGTGGCGAACCTCGGGCTTCCTTCTCGACGGCATAGAGCCGGGCGATGCGGCCGATGGCCTCCTCAGCGATCGGCGAACCTTGCGATCGGTGGATGTCCACGAACTTGCGCCTGACATGGGCCATGCAGGCGACCTCGCGGATGGCGCCGGAACGGTAGAGATCCTCGAACCCGGCATAGCCGTCGGCATGCATCCAGCCGCGGAAACGGGCCAGATGATCCTTGGGGTGCTGACCCTTGCGGTCGCCCGAGAAGCGATACCATGCGGCAGGCGGAGCATCGCCATCCCATGGGCGCTCATCGCGGGCATAGGTCCAGAGCCGGGCCGTCTGGGTCTTGCCGGTGCCGGGCGCCAGCATCCGCACCGGCGTATCGTCGGCGAAGATCGCCTCGGCCGACAGGACATGGCGCCCGATGGCCTCGGCCAGTGGCTCCAGAAGGGTGGTGGTCTTGCCGACCCAGTCGGCCAGGGTCGATCGGTCGAGATCGAGCCCTTCGCGGCCGAAGATCTGGCTCTGGCGATAGAGGGGGAGATGGTCGGCATACTTGCTGACCAGCACATGGGCCAGCAGACCCGGCCCGGGGCGACCGCGCTCGATCGGGCGCGACGGCAGCGGGGCCTGGACGAAGCGTTCGCAGCAAGCGCAGGTCAGCCGGGGGCGGACAATCCGGTTCACGATGAAGCGCCCAGGAACATACTCCAGCTCTTCCGTGACGTCCTCGCCGATCCGGCGCAGGCGACCGCCGCAATCGGCACAGGCATCGGCGCCGGGCATCAGTTCCACCTCCATCCGGGGGATATGATCCGGGATCGGACGGCGCTTGGGTTTGCCCTTCTCCTCGATGTCCGGCAGACGCATCCGCGCCGTCATCGCGGCGGCCGCGATCTCGCTGGCCTCAAGAGCCAACTGAAGCTGTTCTGCCGTCTCCGAGGACGCGCCGAACCGGTGTGCCCGGTGCCCGGCCAGTTGGTGCCGCAGCTTCTCGATCAGGATCGCCTGCGCCTTCACCTCGGCCAGAAGCCGCGCGGTGAAGCTGCGCAACTCCTCGGGATCTTCCGGCAGGGTCAGGGTCTGATCGAGCATGCAAGGAGTTTATCCCACGGGATTCCTTATGGGAATCATTCTCTTGTGGCCCCCCCCTGATTATCCCGCTGCCAAGGGCCGCCACGTTCGCTCCGGGGCACGCCAGTCGATCCCTTCCAGGAGCATCGACAACTGCGCCGGTGTCAGCGCCACCTTCCCTCCTTGGCCGAGGGCCAGACGAACCGGCCCCGCTCCAGCCGCTTCATGAACATGCAGGCCCCCTGGCCATCCCACCAGATGACCTTCACCAGATCACCGCGACGGCCGCGGAAGACGAAGAGATGCCCGCCGAAAGGATCCTGCTTCAGCACCGCCTCGGCCTGCGCCGCCAAGGAAGCAAAGCCCTTGCGCATGTCGGTGACCCCGGCAGCCAGCCAGACCCGCGTGTTGGCCGGAACCGGGATCACGCCGAAAGTCCCCGGATCAGCCGCGCCAGCGCCTCAGGATCATAGCTGCCGCTGATCCGCATCCGGTGACCGCCCGCCAGCTCGATCTCGATGTGGTTCTCGGCGGCAGGTGCCGCCGGAGTAGACCTGGTCTCCGCGACGATCTCTACGGGCAGAAACCGCGCCTCCTCTGCTGGGGGCGCAACCGAGGTGGGGTCCGGCGCATAACGGGGATCGCGCAGCCACTTGAAGATCAGGTTCGCGTTCACCGCGTAGCGCCGCGCCACCTGAGCCACGGAAACGCCCGGCGCCGCCGTCTGGAAACAGATCGAACGCTTCTCCTCATCCGTCCAAAGTCGCTTCGTCCGACGCGCCACGCCATCACCATAGTGTCCACTATCAATGGTGGACACTATCCGCCTCTTTCACCACGCGGCAGGGCGGTCAGGCCGGACGCTTACAGGGCACAAGCCTTACCCTCAATCGCTGGTGTTCAACTGTGAGGGCGCAAGTATACGATCAAGAGCAACAGAGCTTCGACACCCCGTCCACATAAGGCCTTCCGTATGAACGCCGAGCCGTTCTTCAGCTTCTCCGGCTACCACCTAGCATTGGCAGCCGTAGGTGGTGCCATCATCCTTTCGTATTGGCTGCCGCGGTGGGTCAGTCGGCGGGAACCGGCGGCCTCGGGCCTGCTCATCCTGCTCGGCATGCTAGCCTTTGCCGTGGTGCCAGGTGTGCCGGACGTGCCGGACCCACGCATCATCCCTTACCCTTGGGAGATCCTGGCAGAGATCACTGTCATCATCGCCCTCTTCGGAACCGGCCTGAGGATCGACAACCTGTCAAGCTTCACGCGTTGGAAACCGACGATCCGCCTCCTCGCAATCGCCATGCCCCTGACGATCCTTTCCGTCGCTGCCATGGGTCATGTCATCGCCGGTATGACGGTGGCCGGCGCGATCCTGTTGGGCGCCGTGTTGGCCCCGACCGACCCTGTTCTGGCTGGCGACGTTCAGGTTGGCCCACCGCTTGAAGGCGGCGAGCATACGGTCCGCTTTGCACTGACAACCGAGGCTGCGTTGAATGATGGGCTTGCCTTTCCCTTCGTCTATCTCGGCCTCACGGTGGCCGCGCAGGGTCTGGCAGTGGGCAATTGGGGGCTCAGTTGGCTCGCGCAGGACGGTTTCTGGCGCATTACGGCAGGCGCCGCGATAGGAGCGGCGGGAGGCTGGGCACTGGGCCAGGTGCTGTTCGTGCTGCCTCGTGGCGCAACGCTGGCCGACACAGCGTCCGGGGTGGTGGCACTTGCCGGGGTCCTTTTGTGTTACGGCACCACCGAGCTGGCCGAGGGCTATGGCTTCATCGCGGTCGCGGTGATGGGCCTCGTGCTCCGTCGGGTTGAGCCCCGCCACACATTCCACCGGCGCCTGCACGACTTCACCCTGGCTCTGGAACATTCGCTGACGGCGGTGCTACTTGTGGCGTTGGGTGCAGTGCTGCCGACGTTGCTGACCGGTCTGACACTCGCTGGCGCAGCAATCGCTGTCGCACTGATTTTCGTGCTGCGGCCAGCGGTGGGATGGCTGTCTCTCGCGGGATCGCAGCTCCGGGGTCGCGACCGCTGGGTGGTGGCGATCTACGGCGTGCGCGGCGTGGGTTCGATTTACTATCTTGCCTATGCTTCTGGAAAAATCGAGTTTTGGGACGAAGAACCGCTCTGGGCTCTGGTGAGCTTTGCTATTCTTCTGTCGACCCTGCTCCATGGATTCACTGCAGGGATTGCGATGGAAGGCCTTTCGCGCGAACCCCGCTCATGACTGTCCCGCCCCGATGACGCCGATCCCTGAGAGGTGGGAGAGGCGAAGGCGGCACTTCTCAGATGTCAGCTTGCGAGTGGCGAATTGGCCCCGTGTGCGGCCACGGCGCCAGAGGCCTTCAGAATTGACCCCCACACCCGCAAAGGTGTCGTGAAGTTAAGGACCCCTATGGCGTTGCCATCGAGCGCTGAATAGTGAGGCGCCAGCAGTTGTCTGAAGGAAGATCATAAATTGACGCAGGAAATCTGGGCGACCATCGCAAGCGAATTTGCCGACATCCCCGGAGATTTCAACCCTGACGCGGATCATACTGCGCCTCGGGCTCGCTTCGATCCTCGGCGGAATTCTTGGCAACGAGCGTGAGTTGAAGGCCAAGAGTGCAGGAATGCGGACCGATATGCGCGTTGCGGTGGGCGCGGCGCTGTTCGTCATAGGCCCACACTGAGTGGAATGCCGCTTTCCGACATGTCCCGTGTGCTGCAGGGCATCGTCCAAGGGATCGGCTTTCTGGGCGCGGGCGCCATCATTGTCCGAGCCTCACAGCACCAGATCGAAGGCCTGACGACAGCGGCGAGGATCTTGGCAACAGCCGGGATCGGCGTGGTCGCAGGATTGGGTCTGGAAGCCACAGCGGCTCTTGCGACCTTGATGGTGCTGGTGATCCTCTCGGTGATCCCCTTGATCATGCCCTCGAGCTCCAAGTGGCGGATCGATCAACGCGATCCCGAGGCATGACCGGCAGGAGGTTCAAACTGTGCCTGCTGCGCTCCGTCAGATCCCGCGCATCAGGCTGGGTGTCTCGGCCGGCAGCTGCCGTGCCAGAAAGCCCATCGGGCCATGACGCTCGGCGAGCCTGCGGCCGGCCTCGCCGTGCAACCAGACGCCCCAGCAGGCGGCTTGCCAATTGTCCAATCCCCGCGCGCTAAGCCCGGCGATGATGCCGGTCAGCACGTCGCCGGAGCCGCCCGTGGCCAGCCCCACCCCGCCGCCACCGTAAACCGCCAGCTCGCCACCCGGGTTCGCCAGCATCGTCGTCTCGCCCTTGAGCATCACGACTGCGCCCAACTCCTCGGCCAGGCGCAGCAGCACATGAGCCCGGTTCTCCGTCAGACTTTCAGGGTCGCGGCCCGTCAGCGCGGCCATCTCTCCGGCATGGGGGGTCAGGATCAGGCGACCCCGCAACTCACGCAGCAAGTTCATCCGGTCGTGGCCTGCGGCCACGGCGGCCGCATCAAGAATGACGCTGCAGGCGGTCGCGCGGGGCAGTAGGTCGTCGAGTATGCGTCCTGCCGCAGCGACCGATCCCATCGCCGGACCAATGGCAAGGCAGTCGCAGCGCGAAATCAACTCCATGACCGGACCCGTTCCCGCGATCTCGCCGTCCTCATCGGCAGGAAGCGCAAGCATTCCCGCCTCGGGCAGCAGCACCCCCAGCGGGATGGCCAGCATCTCGGGCAGCGCCAGCTGCACCTTTCCGGCTCCGGACTGAAGTGCCGCCTCGGCCGTCAGGCGCAGCCCTCCGGGCACGAGCGTCGAACCCCCGACCAGAACCACCCGGCCGCGGCTGTTCTTGTCCACATCCGCATGGACCGGAAGCGGGTGATCGCGCAGCCATGCCGCGTCGAGCGTGGTCGGAGCATCGCTCATCCCCGGCTCCCCGCAATGGCGTCGGGGTTGGAGGTGACCGGGGTCTCATCGACATCCATAGGTGCAGTGACGTTATAGCGGACGAGGTGCATTTCACCGTCCCCTTCGTCGGTTTTGACGAAGCCATATTCGGTGATCGAACAATTCGCCACATCCTGCCGCGCGTCGATGGCCAGAATCTCCTCCTCGGTCAGGCCTTCGATGATATAGCGCAGGCACAGGACCACGACCTGATGGGCGACGATCATGACTCGGCATCCACCATGGTGAAGCCCGACCGTATCCAGCAGTGAGCGCAGGCGAAAGATCACATCGCACCAGCTTTCCCCACCGGGCGGGCGGTGATAGAACTTGCCGAGAATACGGCGCAGCTCCGCCTGCTGTGGCTCCTCGGTGCGCACACCGAGCGTCGTCAGGCCGTCGAGGATACCGAACTCCTTCTCGCGCAACCGCTCGTCCAGTCGCAGGGGCAGTGTGCTGCGGCAGCCGCCGGCGTCGCGGAACAGTTCGGCCGTCTGCCGCGCGCGAAGATAGGGCGAACACAACAGCACGTTGGGCCGGGCACCTTCTTCGCCTTGCGCGAACCACCGCCCTAGCGCCTGCGACTGCGCGCGCCCGAGATCCGAGAGCGGAATATCCACGTCCCGGGCGCTAAGGTCGATACGTCCCTGCCCCGCCTCATGGGCCGCGTCGCGGGCAACATTGCCCGCGCTTTGCCCGTGCCGCACCAGCCAGAGCCGCTCGGGCCAACGTGGCGTCATGGTCATAGCTGTCCCTTTCACATGAACTCGAGGACCAACGATCGAACCGCCGCCGGGTTTCTGGTGCAGGGCAGATCGTCAGAAAGACCCGGTAACTCATGGACGATCCGCCCCCGGACCGACGAACGGAAATGCGGCTGCAATGGGCGTCAGCCCCGTTCCCTCGCCGCGCGACTTTCGGCGAACCCTCGTTCCACGATGTTGGCGGCGTGGCTGACCCTCGCGATTGCCGACACCACCGAGTTGGTCTCTGTCTGGTGGATCATGTGGCCGGCGCCCGGGAGCCGCTCGAAGCTACTTTGCCTGATCTGGGTGTGCAGCCGCGCGGACTGCTGATCAATGTCGACGATGCGGTCGTCGCTGCCGGCAATGATCGCGACCGGCATCTTCAGCCGGGCATAAGTGTTACGCGCGGCAAGGGCGCCGGGTATCATGAGGCCGCTTTCCGCGGCGCTGGCCCGGATCTGCGAAGGGCGGATCGCCATGCCCCGCGGGAAGGCGGCGAACTTCCCGGGGACCTTCTGCGGACCGAAGATCTTTTTCAGCAGAAGCGGCCAGATCAGCCGACTCAGTGGCGGGGCTACGGCATACCGAACGATATCCCCGACCATCGGAACGGCAGGCGTCGCCATTGCGACCACATCCACGCGGGCCATGGGAAAGAAGCGTCCCGACGCGAGCACCAGCCCCCGCACCAGATCCGGGTGCCGATCGGCCAGCGCGACGGCCACTAGACACCCCCAGGAGTGTCCCATGATGATGGCACGCCTTACCCCCATTTCAGAGAGCGCGGCTTTGATCAGGTCCGCTTGCGCACCGGGGCTCAGATCTTGTTGCGCGGTCGACTGGTATGCCCATAGCCGGGGCGATCAAAGACGATGACGCGCCGGTTGCGCGCCACCATGTCAATTAATCCGCTGAACTCGAAGTCCTGGATCATACTGCCGTTGCCGTGGAGCATCACAACAACATCCCCATCACTGGGACCTTGATCGACAAAATGCAGCGGCACTCCGGCAATCTCAAGAAAGCGTCCGGTCGGTGGATTCTCGCGCTCGGCCTTGCGCGCCAGGCGCTGGTTGACGAGAGCCGAGACCCCTAGCGCGGCGACCGCGACAAAAATGGCCCCCCGCCGCGCGCTTTGCGGTCGGTGACGCGAAGGCACGCCTCGCGCTGAACTGTCTCGCGGATGTTGTCATCATTCTGATCTCCGGTGCCATGCACGGCTACCGGGACCATCCCGCCGCCCATACCGCGCTGCAGCATCTACGCGGGGACAGCCAGAATGTTCCGTCCTGGGCGGCCCTCCCCGACAGGGAAGGGGTCAATCTTCCAAAGTCGCTCTGTGTCTTAGCCATATTAGTGCCGGCCCGCTCAGAGTGTTGTGACGCGAGTGGGGCAAGAGCTTCGACTGGGACGATTCTGGCCGAGCTCCTTAAGCGGCAATGCGACCACCGGGTGCCATTTAGCCGGCCGGACCTGATCGACTAATCCTGACTAAGAAAGAGCACGAGCTCAGCGACCTCGTCCCCGGTCATGTCGCGTCGATGCTCGACCATGATCGTGGTGGCCCTGCAGAGCAGTTCGTAGATCTTTCCCGCTCTGCCACAAATGCCTTGGGTCTGGGTCAACTCAGAAAAACTCATTGGCTCTCGTCCTTCCTTGAAAACAGTTAGCTTGGATCTGCATGATTGGATTAATGACTGCAGGTGCTCTCGCCTCATGCCGAGACGGAGAGGCCCTTCACTCGTCGGCTCTAAGTCTTTGAGCTCCGGCGCTCCGGCCGCAGTGGCAGACCTCTTTCGAAGTCAATACACCCACCGCCTCTGCAGCCGCCTCACCATCCGGGACAGCAGGAACCGCGAAATCCGCCCCGGCCGGTTGCGCGGCGTGAACCAGCGGGCGAGTTTGGGGCCGATCCACCAGTAGAAGGCGATGAAGGCGCGCCCTGACCTGTAGTTGCGCAGCGTGTTGTCGCGAAAGGCGCGCAGGTAGCAGACGTCGGGGTGCATCGGGTCGCCGTAAGTGGCGGTGGCGACGAAGCACGAGCCGCCGCTGTCGGGGGTGGAGGCGGGGTCGTCCTCGGGCGGGACGCGGTCGGGGTCGGCGGGAGCCTCGCCGTCCATGACGTCGCGGGTGAAGTCCTCGACGCTCATGTGGCCGAGACCCTTGAACAGCGTCGTGGTGCCGTCGCTGTAGGTGACCTTCATGTCCATGCGGTCGCTGCCGTCGGAGGCGGGTTCGGGCTCGCAGGCGTATTCGGACCCGGCCGAGAAGGCGCGCGCACCGGTGGTCATGTTGAACTCGTAGAAATCCACGCCGACCTGGAAATCGGTGATGGTGGTCACCGAATTGCTGACGATGACAAAGGTGTCGCTGCCGGCGCCGCCGGTCATGATCACCTCGCCGCCATCGGCGCCGATCAGCGTGTCGTTGCCATTGCCGCCGATCAGGATGTCGACGTCGCCCTCGTCGGCGCGGCCGTATTCGTCGCCCGCCTGCAGCCGGTCATCGCCGTCGCCGCCGATCAGCGTGTCACTGCCCTTGCCGCCGATCAGAACGTCGTTGCCCGCGCCGCCGTCGAGCTTGTCGTGGCCCTCCCGCCAAGCAGCCGGTCCGCGCCCTCCCGCCTTCCAGCAGGTCATTCCGGCGCCGCCGTTCAGGATGTCATTGCCCGGCCCGCCCTTGATGGTGTCGTTGCCGGCGCCGCCGAGCAGCGTGTCATTGCCGCGCCCGCCCGAGATCAAATCGTCGCCGAAGCCGCCCTCGATCCGGTCATCGCCGCCGTTGCCGTAAAGCGTGTCATTGCCGGCGCCGCCATAGATCGTGTCGTTGCCGCTGCCGCCATAGATGATGTCATCGCCCTCGCCGCCGTCGATCCAGTCGTCGTCGAGCCCGCCGGCGATGCTGTCATCGCCCTTGCCGCCATGGATCACGTCGGTCGATTTGCCGCCATCGATCCAGTCGCCGCCATCGCCGCCATAGATGGTGTCGGCACCCATTCCGCCGTCGATATGCACGCCGTCGTCATTGTCGGCGTGGATTTCCTCGGCGTCGCGGCCGCCGCGCTGGTGGTGAAACTCGCTCTCGTCGCGGTCCAGATCGAAGGCGGGGAAGGTGTCGACATAATCCTCGTATGCGATGTCGGCGCTGGCCGGGACGCCGTGCGCCCAGTCCTTCGGCCATTCGATGAAATGCGGTTCCTGATTGCCCCGGATCGCCTCTTCGGGCGGCACCTCGCGCGCGCCTTCCAACGCATAGAGGATGTTCCCGTTGATCAAGATCCAAGGCTGCTCGTTATGTTCGACAATGCGGACATGCGAGGGCAGGTTGGCGAAGTCGATCTCTTTGCCGTCCACCGCAATCTTGTCGCGCGAGGCGTCGAAATCATCGAGCCGGCCGACGATCTTCTTCGTCGAGCCTTCGGTGATGAAGTTGAAGGTGTCGCTGCCCTCGCCGCCAAAGACGTGCGAGCCATGCGGGGCGATCTTGTCGCCGCTGTGGATGTGGATGACGTCGTCGCCGTCAAGCGCGTAGACATGAGCTTGCGAGGCACCGATCGGCGCGGAATAGATGACATCGTCGCCATGAGTGCCGACCACCATGCCGCCATCGCTGGAATGGCTGGGCGCGTGGATGGTGCCACCCGCGGTGCCGGCGTTGTGAAGGAGATGATCGGGGAGCCCAGCTGGGTCATGATGCTGACTCGGTTCTACGTTGCCTGCGGTCTTCATGGTCGCCTTCGCCCTGCCTAAGTTGAATCTGCGCACGAACAATCTGACCCAATTACAATCATACGTTGATTAAGTCGGAGTTAATGAGCCGCTCGCTAACAGGCAGAGATTGAGCGGATCGCGAATTTGACCGAAGGGACGGAGGTCGATGCAAAACCGAGTAGAGGCCGCTCCACAGCGCTTTTCCTCGGCGCGGCGGCGCGGGTGCTCGAGTCGATGCGTGGCACACAGGCAGAAATTCGGTGTGGGTGGTAGCGGAGCTAAAATAACCTCGCGAGCATC encodes:
- the tnpA gene encoding IS66-like element accessory protein TnpA; amino-acid sequence: MSTIDSGHYGDGVARRTKRLWTDEEKRSICFQTAAPGVSVAQVARRYAVNANLIFKWLRDPRYAPDPTSVAPPAEEARFLPVEIVAETRSTPAAPAAENHIEIELAGGHRMRISGSYDPEALARLIRGLSA
- a CDS encoding alpha/beta fold hydrolase, which codes for MPSRHRPQSARRGAIFVAVAALGVSALVNQRLARKAERENPPTGRFLEIAGVPLHFVDQGPSDGDVVVMLHGNGSMIQDFEFSGLIDMVARNRRVIVFDRPGYGHTSRPRNKI
- a CDS encoding histidine phosphatase family protein, producing the protein MTMTPRWPERLWLVRHGQSAGNVARDAAHEAGQGRIDLSARDVDIPLSDLGRAQSQALGRWFAQGEEGARPNVLLCSPYLRARQTAELFRDAGGCRSTLPLRLDERLREKEFGILDGLTTLGVRTEEPQQAELRRILGKFYHRPPGGESWCDVIFRLRSLLDTVGLHHGGCRVMIVAHQVVVLCLRYIIEGLTEEEILAIDARQDVANCSITEYGFVKTDEGDGEMHLVRYNVTAPMDVDETPVTSNPDAIAGSRG
- the tnpC gene encoding IS66 family transposase: MLDQTLTLPEDPEELRSFTARLLAEVKAQAILIEKLRHQLAGHRAHRFGASSETAEQLQLALEASEIAAAAMTARMRLPDIEEKGKPKRRPIPDHIPRMEVELMPGADACADCGGRLRRIGEDVTEELEYVPGRFIVNRIVRPRLTCACCERFVQAPLPSRPIERGRPGPGLLAHVLVSKYADHLPLYRQSQIFGREGLDLDRSTLADWVGKTTTLLEPLAEAIGRHVLSAEAIFADDTPVRMLAPGTGKTQTARLWTYARDERPWDGDAPPAAWYRFSGDRKGQHPKDHLARFRGWMHADGYAGFEDLYRSGAIREVACMAHVRRKFVDIHRSQGSPIAEEAIGRIARLYAVEKEARGSPPDRRAELRKAHAAPVFDDLEVWLAMQLTTISGKSPLAAAIRYALTRMERLRPYLDNGILELDNNAAERGMRAIALGRKNYLFVGSEAGGKAAAIAYTLIETAKLNAIDPHAWLADTLARIPDYKITKVDDLLPWKWRG
- a CDS encoding MgtC/SapB family protein, which produces MPLSDMSRVLQGIVQGIGFLGAGAIIVRASQHQIEGLTTAARILATAGIGVVAGLGLEATAALATLMVLVILSVIPLIMPSSSKWRIDQRDPEA
- a CDS encoding calcium-binding protein, which translates into the protein MVVGTHGDDVIYSAPIGASQAHVYALDGDDVIHIHSGDKIAPHGSHVFGGEGSDTFNFITEGSTKKIVGRLDDFDASRDKIAVDGKEIDFANLPSHVRIVEHNEQPWILINGNILYALEGAREVPPEEAIRGNQEPHFIEWPKDWAHGVPASADIAYEDYVDTFPAFDLDRDESEFHHQRGGRDAEEIHADNDDGVHIDGGMGADTIYGGDGGDWIDGGKSTDVIHGGKGDDSIAGGLDDDWIDGGEGDDIIYGGSGNDTIYGGAGNDTLYGNGGDDRIEGGFGDDLISGGRGNDTLLGGAGNDTIKGGPGNDILNGGAGMTCWKAGGRGPAAWREGHDKLDGGAGNDVLIGGKGSDTLIGGDGDDRLQAGDEYGRADEGDVDILIGGNGNDTLIGADGGEVIMTGGAGSDTFVIVSNSVTTITDFQVGVDFYEFNMTTGARAFSAGSEYACEPEPASDGSDRMDMKVTYSDGTTTLFKGLGHMSVEDFTRDVMDGEAPADPDRVPPEDDPASTPDSGGSCFVATATYGDPMHPDVCYLRAFRDNTLRNYRSGRAFIAFYWWIGPKLARWFTPRNRPGRISRFLLSRMVRRLQRRWVY
- a CDS encoding alpha/beta hydrolase, translating into MGVRRAIIMGHSWGCLVAVALADRHPDLVRGLVLASGRFFPMARVDVVAMATPAVPMVGDIVRYAVAPPLSRLIWPLLLKKIFGPQKVPGKFAAFPRGMAIRPSQIRASAAESGLMIPGALAARNTYARLKMPVAIIAGSDDRIVDIDQQSARLHTQIRQSSFERLPGAGHMIHQTETNSVVSAIARVSHAANIVERGFAESRAARERG
- a CDS encoding cation:proton antiporter, which codes for MNAEPFFSFSGYHLALAAVGGAIILSYWLPRWVSRREPAASGLLILLGMLAFAVVPGVPDVPDPRIIPYPWEILAEITVIIALFGTGLRIDNLSSFTRWKPTIRLLAIAMPLTILSVAAMGHVIAGMTVAGAILLGAVLAPTDPVLAGDVQVGPPLEGGEHTVRFALTTEAALNDGLAFPFVYLGLTVAAQGLAVGNWGLSWLAQDGFWRITAGAAIGAAGGWALGQVLFVLPRGATLADTASGVVALAGVLLCYGTTELAEGYGFIAVAVMGLVLRRVEPRHTFHRRLHDFTLALEHSLTAVLLVALGAVLPTLLTGLTLAGAAIAVALIFVLRPAVGWLSLAGSQLRGRDRWVVAIYGVRGVGSIYYLAYASGKIEFWDEEPLWALVSFAILLSTLLHGFTAGIAMEGLSREPRS
- a CDS encoding NAD(P)H-hydrate dehydratase; the protein is MSDAPTTLDAAWLRDHPLPVHADVDKNSRGRVVLVGGSTLVPGGLRLTAEAALQSGAGKVQLALPEMLAIPLGVLLPEAGMLALPADEDGEIAGTGPVMELISRCDCLAIGPAMGSVAAAGRILDDLLPRATACSVILDAAAVAAGHDRMNLLRELRGRLILTPHAGEMAALTGRDPESLTENRAHVLLRLAEELGAVVMLKGETTMLANPGGELAVYGGGGVGLATGGSGDVLTGIIAGLSARGLDNWQAACWGVWLHGEAGRRLAERHGPMGFLARQLPAETPSLMRGI